In the genome of Cronobacter malonaticus LMG 23826, one region contains:
- the mazG gene encoding nucleoside triphosphate pyrophosphohydrolase — translation MTQIDRLLGIMKRLRDPQTGCPWDKEQTFATIAPYTLEETYEVLDAIAREDFDDLRGELGDLLFQVVFYAQMAQEEGRFNFDDICAAISDKLERRHPHIFGDADFGNSAEVLANWEKTKSAERAEKAQHSALDDIPESLPALMRAQKIQKRCSAVGFDWTSLGPVVDKVHEEIDEVMHEAQQAVIDEAKLEEEIGDLLFATVNLSRHLGAKAETALQKANRKFERRFRQVEAIIRAQGLEMEQASLDQMEAAWQTVKRQEVDS, via the coding sequence ATGACTCAAATCGACCGCCTGCTCGGCATTATGAAGCGTCTTCGCGACCCGCAAACCGGCTGCCCGTGGGATAAAGAACAAACCTTCGCGACCATCGCCCCGTACACCCTTGAAGAAACCTACGAAGTGCTTGATGCCATTGCGCGCGAGGATTTCGACGATCTGCGCGGCGAGCTGGGTGACCTGCTGTTCCAGGTGGTGTTCTACGCCCAGATGGCGCAGGAAGAGGGGCGTTTTAATTTTGACGACATTTGCGCGGCCATCAGCGATAAGCTTGAGCGCCGCCATCCGCATATCTTTGGCGACGCGGATTTCGGCAACAGCGCCGAGGTGCTGGCCAACTGGGAGAAAACCAAAAGCGCCGAGCGGGCCGAAAAAGCGCAGCATTCCGCGCTGGACGATATTCCTGAAAGTCTGCCAGCGCTGATGCGCGCGCAGAAAATCCAGAAGCGTTGTTCGGCGGTCGGCTTTGACTGGACCTCGCTTGGGCCGGTGGTCGACAAAGTGCATGAAGAGATAGACGAAGTGATGCACGAGGCGCAGCAGGCGGTTATCGACGAGGCGAAACTCGAGGAAGAGATCGGCGATTTATTGTTCGCGACCGTCAATCTTTCCCGCCATCTGGGGGCGAAAGCGGAGACCGCGCTGCAAAAAGCCAACCGTAAGTTTGAGCGCCGTTTCCGCCAGGTCGAGGCGATTATTCGCGCGCAGGGCCTCGAAATGGAGCAGGCGAGCCTCGATCAAATGGAAGCGGCCTGGCAGACGGTTAAACGCCAGGAAGTTGATAGTTAA
- a CDS encoding YqcC family protein, with protein sequence MERHQRVRQQLQRVEQVLRHHQQWQSAAPHSSAFESTQPFCMDTLEPYEWLQWVLIPRLHALLDAGAPLPQAFAVAPYYEVALEASYPARDAVLVTLVELDALFAGDDA encoded by the coding sequence ATGGAACGCCATCAACGGGTTCGCCAGCAGTTGCAGCGCGTCGAGCAGGTGTTGCGCCATCATCAGCAGTGGCAAAGCGCCGCGCCGCACTCCTCCGCGTTTGAAAGCACGCAGCCTTTTTGCATGGATACGCTTGAGCCTTACGAATGGCTGCAATGGGTGCTGATCCCGCGCCTGCACGCGCTGCTGGACGCCGGTGCGCCGCTGCCGCAGGCGTTTGCCGTCGCGCCTTATTATGAAGTTGCGCTTGAAGCGAGCTATCCGGCGCGCGACGCCGTTCTGGTGACGCTGGTGGAACTGGACGCGCTGTTCGCCGGTGACGACGCGTGA
- the syd gene encoding SecY-interacting protein, with protein MQNEVQQALASFSARYCEAWRQQRGSLPVSEEYIGISSPCIVSTHPDAVEWQPQPFTPEDSLGAVEKALDIVIQPDAHAFYVSQYAGDMAARHDELALTLLQAWSQDDFRRVQENLIGHLVTQKRLKLSPTVFIATLDSELDVISLCNLTGEVVRETLGTRKRRVLAPSLSAFLNQLDPLV; from the coding sequence GTGCAAAACGAAGTCCAACAGGCGCTGGCGTCATTCAGCGCGCGCTACTGCGAAGCGTGGCGGCAACAGCGGGGCAGCCTGCCCGTCAGTGAAGAATATATCGGTATTTCCTCCCCATGCATTGTATCTACCCACCCGGACGCGGTAGAGTGGCAGCCTCAGCCGTTTACACCCGAAGACTCTCTCGGCGCGGTTGAGAAGGCGCTCGATATTGTGATTCAGCCGGACGCCCATGCTTTTTATGTAAGCCAGTACGCTGGCGACATGGCCGCGCGGCATGATGAACTGGCGTTAACGCTGTTACAGGCCTGGAGCCAGGACGATTTCCGCCGCGTGCAGGAAAACCTGATAGGCCATCTGGTAACGCAAAAACGCCTGAAGCTGTCGCCGACAGTTTTTATTGCTACGCTTGATAGCGAGCTGGATGTGATCTCGCTGTGTAACCTGACCGGCGAGGTGGTGCGCGAGACGCTCGGCACCCGTAAGCGCCGCGTACTGGCACCTTCGCTTAGCGCGTTTCTGAACCAGCTCGATCCCCTCGTGTAA
- the queF gene encoding NADPH-dependent 7-cyano-7-deazaguanine reductase QueF (Catalyzes the NADPH-dependent reduction of 7-cyano-7-deazaguanine (preQ0) to 7-aminomethyl-7-deazaguanine (preQ1) in queuosine biosynthesis) translates to MTSYENHQALHGLTLGKSTDYRDVYDASLLQPVPRSLNRDPLGLRADALPFHGADIWTMYELSWLNRNGLPQVAIGQVEINATSVNLVESKSFKLYLNSFNQTRFDSLDAVRETLERDLRACAQGDVSVTLRRLEDVEGEPVARFSGDCIDNQDIEITDYEFDAALLSGAAGEETVEETLVSHLLKSNCLITHQPDWGSVQIRYRGPKICREKLLRYLVSFRHHNEFHEQCVERIFNDITRFCQPEQLSVYARYTRRGGLDINPWRSNCDFTPATGRLARQ, encoded by the coding sequence ATGACTTCTTATGAAAATCATCAGGCGCTTCACGGCCTGACGCTCGGCAAATCCACTGATTACCGCGACGTTTACGACGCCTCGCTGCTCCAGCCCGTTCCGCGCAGTTTAAACCGCGATCCGCTGGGCCTGCGCGCCGATGCTCTGCCCTTTCACGGCGCGGATATCTGGACGATGTACGAACTCTCCTGGCTTAACCGCAACGGCCTGCCGCAGGTGGCGATAGGCCAGGTGGAGATTAACGCGACCAGCGTCAATCTGGTGGAATCGAAAAGCTTTAAGCTCTATCTCAACAGCTTTAACCAGACGCGTTTTGACAGCCTGGACGCGGTACGCGAGACGCTGGAGCGTGATTTACGCGCCTGCGCGCAGGGCGATGTCTCCGTCACGCTTCGCCGCCTTGAGGATGTGGAAGGCGAGCCGGTCGCGCGTTTTAGCGGCGACTGCATCGATAATCAGGATATTGAGATCACCGATTACGAATTCGATGCCGCGCTGCTTTCCGGTGCCGCAGGCGAGGAGACGGTGGAAGAGACGCTGGTGAGCCACCTGCTCAAATCCAACTGCCTGATCACGCACCAGCCGGACTGGGGCTCCGTACAGATCCGCTATCGCGGGCCGAAAATCTGCCGGGAAAAGCTGCTGCGCTATCTGGTCTCGTTCCGCCATCATAACGAATTCCACGAGCAGTGCGTCGAGCGCATCTTTAACGACATCACGCGTTTCTGCCAACCGGAACAGCTCAGCGTATACGCGCGCTACACCCGCCGCGGCGGTCTGGATATCAACCCGTGGCGCAGCAACTGCGACTTTACGCCAGCAACCGGCCGTCTGGCGCGTCAGTAA
- a CDS encoding flavodoxin: MASVGIFVGTMYGNSLLVAEEAQAILKKQGHDATVYEDPDITDWERYGDGYALIVTSTTGQGDLPDSIVPLYQAIKDQHGHQPTRRYGLIALGDSSYSHFCGGGKKFDALLQEHAAQRVGEVLYIDAAEYPEPETLSSPWVEQWSALLK, translated from the coding sequence ATGGCAAGCGTAGGGATTTTTGTCGGCACCATGTACGGAAATTCACTGCTGGTGGCGGAAGAAGCACAGGCGATCCTGAAAAAGCAGGGACATGACGCGACGGTGTATGAAGATCCCGATATCACCGACTGGGAGCGTTATGGCGACGGGTATGCGCTTATTGTCACTTCCACAACCGGGCAGGGCGATCTGCCGGACAGCATCGTGCCGCTTTATCAGGCTATCAAAGATCAGCACGGTCATCAGCCGACGCGGCGCTACGGCCTGATTGCGCTCGGCGACAGCAGTTACAGCCATTTTTGCGGCGGCGGCAAGAAATTTGACGCGCTGTTGCAGGAGCATGCAGCGCAGCGCGTCGGCGAGGTGTTATACATTGACGCCGCGGAATATCCGGAGCCGGAAACGCTCTCCAGCCCCTGGGTCGAGCAGTGGAGCGCGCTGCTTAAGTAA
- the rlmD gene encoding 23S rRNA (uracil(1939)-C(5))-methyltransferase RlmD has translation MAQFYSAKRRVTTREIITVTADGLDAFGQGVARHHGKALFISGLLPGERAEVVLSEDKKQFARGDVKKRLSQSPERETPRCPHFGVCGGCQQQHASVELQQRAKAQALSRMMKREVDEVISGPAWGYRRRARLSLNFPPRKPGLQMGFRKAGSNDLVDVHRCPVLVPRLEALLPKLRDCLSSLDGVRHLGHVELVDVTSGPLMVLRHLKPLSAADREKLECFSHSEGVALYLAPQSDTLEHLNGEMPWYESDGLRLTFSPRDFIQVNEAVNQQMVARALEWLDIQPGERLLDLFCGMGNFTLPLARRAESVVGVEGVAALVEKGDYNARLNALKNVTFFQHNLEEDVTRQPWAQQGFDKVLLDPARAGAAGLMQHIVKLKPRRVVYVSCNPATLMRDSEALLAAGYRTERLAMLDMFPHTGHLESMALFERD, from the coding sequence ATGGCGCAATTCTACTCTGCAAAGCGACGCGTGACGACGCGTGAAATCATAACCGTGACGGCTGACGGCCTCGATGCCTTTGGTCAGGGCGTGGCGCGCCATCATGGCAAGGCGTTGTTCATCTCCGGTTTATTGCCAGGCGAGCGCGCGGAAGTGGTGCTCAGCGAAGATAAAAAACAGTTCGCGCGCGGCGACGTTAAAAAGCGGCTTTCACAAAGCCCGGAGCGCGAGACGCCGCGGTGTCCGCATTTTGGCGTATGCGGCGGCTGCCAGCAACAGCACGCCAGCGTGGAATTACAGCAGCGCGCTAAAGCGCAGGCGCTGAGCCGCATGATGAAGCGCGAGGTGGATGAAGTGATCAGCGGGCCTGCGTGGGGCTACCGCCGCCGCGCGCGTCTGAGCTTGAATTTCCCGCCGCGCAAACCAGGCTTACAGATGGGTTTTCGCAAGGCGGGTTCGAACGATCTGGTGGATGTGCATCGCTGCCCTGTGCTTGTGCCCCGTCTTGAAGCGTTGCTGCCGAAACTTCGCGACTGCTTAAGCAGCCTTGATGGCGTGCGTCATCTTGGCCATGTCGAGCTGGTGGATGTGACGAGCGGTCCGTTAATGGTCTTGCGCCATCTCAAGCCGTTAAGTGCCGCCGATCGCGAAAAACTGGAATGCTTTTCGCATTCCGAAGGCGTGGCGCTGTACCTTGCGCCCCAGAGCGATACCCTTGAGCACCTTAATGGCGAGATGCCGTGGTATGAATCCGACGGCCTGCGGCTTACCTTCAGCCCGCGCGATTTTATTCAGGTCAACGAGGCTGTAAACCAGCAAATGGTGGCCCGCGCGCTGGAGTGGCTGGATATTCAGCCCGGCGAGCGCTTGCTGGATCTCTTCTGCGGCATGGGCAACTTTACGCTGCCGCTGGCGCGGCGCGCGGAAAGTGTGGTGGGCGTGGAGGGCGTTGCGGCGCTGGTGGAGAAAGGTGACTATAATGCCCGCCTTAATGCGTTGAAAAACGTCACATTCTTTCAGCATAACCTGGAAGAAGACGTCACCCGGCAACCGTGGGCGCAGCAGGGGTTCGACAAAGTGCTGCTCGATCCCGCGCGTGCGGGCGCGGCGGGCCTGATGCAGCATATTGTGAAATTAAAACCGCGTCGGGTGGTCTATGTCTCCTGTAACCCTGCCACGCTGATGCGTGACAGTGAGGCGCTGCTTGCAGCGGGCTATCGCACCGAACGGCTGGCGATGCTGGATATGTTTCCACACACCGGCCATCTGGAATCGATGGCGTTGTTTGAAAGAGATTAA
- the relA gene encoding GTP diphosphokinase produces the protein MVAVRSAHLNKAGEFDHEKWVASLGIASQPSCERLTETWRYCEQQTQGHPQAELLLWRGVEMVEILTTLSMDIDTLRAALLFPLVDSGVVSEEVLIESVGKSVVGLIHGVRDMAAIRQLKATHHDSVSSEQVDNVRRMLLAMVDDFRCVVIKLAERIAHLREVKDAPEDERVLAAKECTNIYAPLANRLGIGQLKWELEDFCFRYLHPEEYKRIAKLLHERRIDREHYIDEFVTHLRSAMKEEGVKAEVYGRPKHIYSIWRKMQKKHLAFDELFDVRAVRIVAERLQDCYAALGIVHTHYRHLPDEFDDYVANPKPNGYQSIHTVVLGPGGKTVEIQIRTKQMHEDAELGVAAHWKYKEGAASGVRNGHEDRIAWLRKLIAWQEEMADSGEMLDELRSQVFDDRVYVFTPKGDVVDLPAGSTPLDFAYHIHSDVGHRCIGAKIGGRIVPFTYQLQMGDQIEIITQKQPNPSRDWLNPNLGYVGTSRARAKIHAWFRKQDRDKNIIAGRQILDDELAHLGISLKEAEKHLLPRYNFNEVDELLAAIGGGDIRLNQMVNFLQAQFNKPSAEEQDAAALRQLQQKTYTPQGRNTRDNGRVVVEGVGNLMHHIARCCQPIPGDDIVGFITQGRGISIHRADCDQLAELQSHAPERIVDAVWGESYSAGYSLIVRVTANDRSGLLRDITTILANEKVNVLGVTSRSDTRQQLATIDMEIEIYNLQVLGRVLGKLNQVSDVIDARRLHGG, from the coding sequence ATGGTTGCGGTAAGAAGTGCACATCTTAATAAAGCTGGCGAATTTGACCATGAAAAATGGGTGGCGAGCCTTGGCATCGCCAGTCAGCCGTCGTGTGAACGCTTAACCGAAACCTGGCGCTATTGCGAACAGCAGACGCAGGGCCACCCGCAGGCCGAGCTTCTGCTCTGGCGCGGCGTGGAGATGGTCGAAATCCTCACCACGCTGAGCATGGATATCGACACGCTGCGCGCCGCGCTGCTCTTCCCGCTGGTGGACAGCGGTGTCGTGAGCGAAGAGGTGCTCATTGAGAGTGTCGGCAAATCCGTGGTCGGGTTAATCCACGGCGTGCGCGATATGGCCGCCATCCGCCAGCTTAAAGCCACGCATCACGATTCCGTCTCTTCTGAACAGGTCGATAACGTGCGCCGCATGCTATTGGCGATGGTCGATGATTTCCGCTGCGTGGTGATTAAACTCGCAGAGCGCATCGCGCATCTGCGCGAGGTGAAAGACGCGCCGGAAGATGAACGCGTACTTGCGGCGAAAGAGTGCACCAATATCTATGCGCCGCTGGCGAACCGTCTTGGCATCGGCCAGCTCAAGTGGGAGCTGGAGGATTTCTGCTTCCGCTATCTGCACCCCGAAGAGTACAAGCGTATCGCAAAGCTGCTGCATGAGCGGCGCATAGACCGCGAGCATTATATCGACGAGTTTGTGACGCATCTGCGCAGCGCCATGAAAGAAGAAGGCGTTAAGGCGGAGGTTTACGGCCGTCCAAAACATATCTACAGCATCTGGCGCAAAATGCAGAAAAAGCATCTGGCGTTTGATGAGCTTTTTGACGTGCGCGCCGTGCGCATCGTCGCAGAGCGCCTTCAGGACTGCTACGCCGCACTCGGGATAGTTCACACGCACTATCGCCATCTGCCGGATGAGTTCGACGATTATGTCGCCAACCCGAAACCCAACGGCTACCAGTCCATTCATACCGTGGTGCTTGGCCCTGGCGGCAAAACCGTGGAAATTCAGATCCGCACCAAACAGATGCACGAAGACGCTGAACTCGGCGTGGCGGCGCACTGGAAGTACAAAGAAGGCGCGGCAAGCGGCGTGCGTAACGGTCATGAAGACCGTATCGCCTGGCTGCGTAAACTTATCGCCTGGCAGGAAGAGATGGCGGATTCCGGCGAGATGCTCGACGAACTGCGCAGTCAGGTCTTTGACGATCGTGTCTACGTGTTTACCCCGAAAGGCGATGTCGTCGATCTGCCCGCAGGCTCCACACCGCTGGATTTTGCCTACCACATCCACAGCGATGTCGGGCACCGGTGCATCGGCGCGAAAATCGGCGGCAGGATCGTGCCGTTTACTTACCAGCTGCAAATGGGCGATCAGATTGAAATCATCACCCAGAAGCAGCCGAACCCGAGCCGCGACTGGCTGAATCCGAACCTCGGCTACGTCGGCACCAGCCGGGCGCGCGCCAAAATTCACGCCTGGTTCCGCAAACAGGATCGCGATAAAAACATTATCGCCGGTCGCCAGATCCTGGATGACGAACTGGCACATCTCGGCATCAGCCTGAAAGAGGCCGAGAAACACCTGCTGCCACGCTACAACTTTAATGAAGTCGATGAGTTGCTGGCGGCGATTGGCGGCGGCGATATTCGTCTTAACCAGATGGTGAATTTCCTCCAGGCGCAGTTCAACAAGCCCAGCGCGGAAGAGCAGGACGCCGCGGCGCTGCGTCAGTTGCAGCAAAAAACCTATACGCCGCAGGGGCGCAACACGCGGGATAATGGCCGCGTCGTCGTCGAAGGCGTCGGTAATCTGATGCACCATATTGCCCGCTGCTGCCAGCCAATCCCTGGCGATGATATTGTCGGCTTTATCACCCAGGGGCGCGGGATTTCCATCCACCGCGCCGACTGCGATCAACTGGCGGAACTGCAGTCACATGCGCCGGAGCGTATTGTCGATGCCGTCTGGGGCGAAAGCTACTCAGCAGGGTATTCGCTCATTGTGCGCGTGACCGCGAACGACCGCAGCGGCCTTTTGCGCGATATCACGACGATCCTCGCTAACGAAAAGGTCAATGTGCTTGGCGTTACCAGCCGCAGCGATACCCGTCAGCAGCTGGCGACCATCGATATGGAAATCGAAATTTACAATCTCCAGGTGCTTGGCCGCGTGCTCGGCAAACTCAACCAGGTGTCTGATGTCATTGATGCGCGCCGCCTGCACGGCGGCTGA
- the truC gene encoding tRNA pseudouridine(65) synthase TruC, producing MSLEILYQDEWLVAVNKPSGWLVHRSWLDRDEKVVVMQTVRDQIGQHVFTAHRLDRPTSGVLLMGLSSEAGRRLAQQFEQHQIQKRYHAIVRGWLTDSAVLDYPLVEELDKIADKFSRQDKEPQPAVTHYHGLATTTQPVAVGRYDSVRYSLVEMLPQTGRKHQLRRHMAHLRHPIIGDSKHGDLRQNRAAAEHFGCNRLMLHASELTLTHPFTGAPLTIRAGLDDVWRQALAHFGWQAHFPAADGVEFPVTNPQDEGSLHSKGE from the coding sequence GTGAGCCTCGAAATCCTTTATCAGGATGAATGGCTGGTGGCGGTCAATAAGCCGTCCGGCTGGCTGGTGCACCGCAGCTGGCTCGATCGCGATGAAAAGGTCGTCGTCATGCAGACGGTTCGTGATCAGATAGGCCAGCATGTTTTTACCGCTCATCGTCTCGACAGGCCCACGTCCGGCGTACTGCTGATGGGGCTTTCCAGTGAGGCTGGAAGACGGTTAGCGCAGCAGTTCGAACAGCATCAAATCCAGAAACGCTATCACGCTATCGTGCGCGGCTGGCTCACCGACAGCGCCGTGCTGGATTATCCGCTGGTGGAAGAGCTTGATAAAATCGCTGATAAGTTCTCCCGCCAGGATAAAGAGCCGCAGCCTGCCGTCACGCACTATCACGGCCTTGCGACGACCACGCAGCCGGTGGCGGTCGGGCGTTACGATTCAGTGCGCTATAGCCTTGTAGAAATGTTGCCGCAGACCGGCCGCAAACATCAGCTGCGCCGCCATATGGCGCACCTTCGCCACCCTATTATCGGTGACTCAAAGCATGGCGATCTGCGCCAGAACCGCGCGGCGGCGGAGCATTTTGGCTGTAACCGGCTAATGCTACACGCCAGCGAGCTGACACTGACGCACCCGTTTACCGGCGCGCCGCTGACCATTCGCGCGGGTCTGGATGACGTCTGGCGTCAGGCGCTGGCGCACTTTGGCTGGCAGGCGCATTTCCCCGCTGCCGATGGGGTTGAGTTTCCTGTGACGAACCCTCAGGATGAAGGCAGTCTGCATTCGAAAGGAGAGTAA
- the barA gene encoding two-component sensor histidine kinase BarA, translating to MTNYSLRARMMILILAPTFIIGLLLSVFFVVHRYHDLQRQLEDAGASIIEPLAVASEYGMSLQNKESVRQLVSVLHRRHSEIVRAISVYDRHNKLFVTSNYQLDPSELQLPDGASMPTSLGVTRRDDILILRTPVVSERYSPDESEISDAKLSANPLGYVALELDLKSVRLQQYQEIAISLLMMLICMACAVLFAWRLMRDVTAPIRNMVNTVDRIRRGQLDSRVEGFMLGELDMLKNGINSMAMSLAAYHEEMQHNIDQATSDLRETLEQMEIQNVELDLAKKRAQEAARIKSEFLANMSHELRTPLNGVIGFTRLTLKTDLTPTQRDHLNTIERSANNLLSIINDVLDFSKLEAGKLLLESIPFPLRTTLDEVVTLLAHSAHDKGLELTISVRHDVPDNVIGDPLRLQQVITNLVGNAIKFTDHGNIDIVVEKRAISNNKVQIEVQIRDTGIGIPERDQSRLFQAFRQADASISRRHGGTGLGLVITQKLVNEMGGDISFHSQPHRGSTFWFHISLDLNPNALVDRHATDMLAGMRLAYVEKNEAAAKSTRDLLANTPLTVVYSPDLATLPQAHYDILLYAAPVTDREPLSMRHDQLARAATLTDCLILALPCHAQINAEMLKKEGASACLLKPVTATRLMPLLLEHCRLIHARELPEGDQSRMPMTVMAVDDNPANLKLIGALLEDMVQHVVLCESGHQAVERAMLQPFDIILMDIQMPDMDGIHACELIRKLPQQQHTPIIAVTAHAMSGQKEKLLSAGMNDYLAKPIEEEKLRALLLRYQPGYAVPVAASAPVTTPLEGNPDATLDWSLALRQAANKPDLARDMLQMLLAFLPEVRNRVEEQLVGENPGGLTELIHKLHGSCGYSGVPRLKNLCQLIEQQLRSGVPASDLEPELLELLDEMDNVAREAQRISGI from the coding sequence ATGACCAACTACAGCCTGCGGGCGCGGATGATGATTCTTATCCTGGCGCCCACCTTTATTATCGGCCTGCTGCTCAGCGTCTTCTTCGTTGTGCACCGCTATCATGATTTGCAGCGTCAGTTGGAAGACGCCGGCGCCAGCATTATCGAGCCGCTGGCGGTCGCCAGCGAATATGGCATGAGCCTGCAAAATAAGGAGTCGGTGCGCCAGCTGGTGAGCGTACTGCATCGCCGTCATTCGGAAATTGTACGCGCCATTTCGGTTTACGATCGGCACAATAAGCTGTTTGTCACCTCTAATTATCAGCTTGACCCGTCCGAACTGCAGCTCCCGGACGGCGCATCCATGCCGACCAGCCTGGGCGTGACGCGCCGCGACGATATACTGATTTTGCGCACGCCTGTGGTCTCCGAGCGCTATTCTCCTGACGAGTCTGAAATTTCTGACGCCAAACTCAGCGCCAACCCGCTGGGCTACGTGGCGCTGGAGCTTGATCTGAAATCAGTACGCCTCCAGCAGTATCAGGAGATCGCCATTTCGCTGCTGATGATGCTGATTTGCATGGCCTGCGCGGTGCTGTTCGCCTGGCGCCTGATGCGCGACGTCACCGCGCCTATCCGCAATATGGTTAATACCGTTGACCGTATTCGCCGCGGCCAGCTCGACAGCCGCGTGGAAGGCTTTATGCTGGGCGAACTGGATATGCTGAAAAACGGCATCAACTCAATGGCGATGTCGCTTGCCGCTTACCATGAAGAGATGCAGCACAATATCGATCAGGCGACGTCTGATCTTCGTGAAACGCTGGAGCAGATGGAGATCCAGAACGTTGAGCTGGATCTGGCGAAAAAACGCGCCCAGGAAGCGGCGCGCATTAAGTCTGAATTTCTCGCTAATATGTCTCATGAGCTGCGCACGCCGCTGAATGGCGTGATTGGCTTTACCCGCCTGACGCTGAAAACCGACCTCACGCCAACCCAGCGCGATCACCTCAATACCATCGAGCGTTCGGCAAATAATCTGCTCAGCATCATTAATGACGTGCTGGATTTCTCGAAACTTGAGGCCGGGAAACTGCTGCTGGAAAGCATTCCGTTCCCGCTGCGTACCACGCTTGATGAAGTGGTCACGCTGCTCGCGCACTCGGCGCACGATAAAGGGCTGGAACTGACCATTAGCGTGCGCCACGACGTGCCGGACAATGTCATTGGCGACCCGCTGCGTCTCCAGCAGGTGATTACTAACCTGGTCGGCAACGCGATTAAATTTACCGACCACGGCAATATCGACATCGTGGTTGAGAAGCGCGCCATCAGTAACAACAAGGTGCAGATCGAAGTACAAATCCGCGATACCGGCATCGGCATTCCGGAGCGCGATCAGTCGCGTCTGTTCCAGGCGTTTCGCCAGGCCGACGCCAGTATTTCACGCCGTCACGGCGGCACCGGGCTTGGGCTGGTGATCACCCAAAAGCTGGTGAACGAAATGGGCGGCGATATCTCCTTCCACAGCCAGCCGCATCGCGGCTCGACGTTCTGGTTCCATATCAGCCTTGATCTCAACCCGAACGCGCTGGTGGACCGCCACGCCACCGATATGCTGGCGGGGATGCGTCTGGCCTATGTCGAGAAAAACGAAGCGGCCGCGAAAAGCACGCGGGATCTGCTCGCTAACACGCCGCTCACGGTCGTCTACAGCCCCGATCTGGCAACGCTTCCGCAGGCGCATTACGACATTTTACTGTACGCCGCCCCGGTCACAGACCGCGAGCCGCTGTCGATGCGCCACGATCAACTGGCCCGTGCAGCGACGCTGACGGACTGCCTGATCCTCGCCCTGCCGTGCCACGCCCAAATCAACGCCGAGATGCTGAAAAAAGAGGGGGCCAGCGCCTGCCTGCTGAAACCAGTGACGGCCACGCGTTTGATGCCGCTGTTGCTGGAACACTGTCGTCTTATTCACGCCCGTGAACTGCCGGAAGGCGATCAGAGCAGGATGCCGATGACGGTGATGGCCGTGGATGATAACCCGGCCAACCTGAAGCTTATCGGCGCGCTGCTGGAAGATATGGTTCAGCATGTGGTGCTGTGCGAAAGCGGGCATCAGGCGGTGGAGCGCGCCATGCTTCAGCCGTTCGACATTATTCTGATGGATATCCAGATGCCGGATATGGACGGCATTCACGCCTGCGAGCTTATCCGCAAACTGCCGCAACAGCAGCATACGCCGATTATCGCGGTCACGGCTCACGCGATGTCAGGGCAGAAAGAAAAGCTGCTCAGCGCCGGAATGAATGATTATCTGGCGAAGCCTATCGAAGAAGAGAAACTGCGCGCCCTGTTACTGCGCTATCAGCCCGGCTACGCGGTGCCGGTGGCCGCAAGCGCTCCTGTGACAACGCCACTGGAGGGCAACCCCGACGCCACGCTCGACTGGAGCCTGGCGCTGCGACAGGCCGCCAATAAACCGGATCTGGCGCGCGATATGCTACAAATGCTGCTGGCGTTTTTACCGGAAGTCCGCAACCGCGTGGAAGAACAGCTGGTAGGGGAAAACCCGGGAGGTCTGACGGAGCTTATTCATAAACTGCACGGGAGCTGCGGCTACAGCGGCGTGCCGCGCCTGAAAAATCTCTGTCAGTTAATTGAACAGCAGTTGCGCAGCGGCGTTCCCGCAAGCGACCTGGAGCCGGAGCTGCTGGAATTACTTGATGAGATGGATAACGTGGCGCGCGAAGCGCAGCGTATTTCCGGGATATAA